A region from the Mustela erminea isolate mMusErm1 chromosome 10, mMusErm1.Pri, whole genome shotgun sequence genome encodes:
- the SMAP2 gene encoding stromal membrane-associated protein 2 isoform X1: MTGKSVKDVDRYQAVLANLLLEEDNKFCADCQSKGPRWASWNIGVFICIRCAGIHRNLGVHISRVKSVNLDQWTQEQIQCMQEMGNGKANRLYEAYLPETFRRPQIDPAVEGFIRDKYEKKKYMDRSLDINAFRKEKDDKWKRGSEPAPEKKMEPVVFEKVKMPQKKEDPQLPRKSSPKSSAPVMDLLGLDAPVSCSMANSKTSNTLEKDLDLLASVPSPSSSVSRKVVGSMPTAGSAGSVPENLNLFPEPGSKSEETGKKQLSKDSILSLYGSQTPQLPAQAMFMAPAQMAYPTAYPSFPGVTPPSSIMGSMMPPPVGMVAQPGASGMVAPMAVPAGYMGGMQASMMGVPNGMMTPQQAGYMAGMAAVPQTMYGVQPAQQLQWNLTQMTQQMAGMNFCGAHGMLTYGQSMSGGNGQAANQTLSPQMWK, encoded by the exons ATGACGGGCAAGTCGGTGAAGGACGTGGATCGGTACCAGGCGGTCCTGGCCAACCTGCTGCTGGAGGAGGATAACAAGTTCTGCGCGGACTGCCAGTCGAAAG GGCCACGATGGGCCTCCTGGAACATTGGTGTCTTCATCTGCATTCGATGTGCTGGAATCCACAGGAATCTGGGGGTGCACATATCCAGGGTAAAATCAGTTAACCTCGACCAGTGGACTCAAGAACAGATTCAG TGCATGCAGGAGATGGGAAATGGAAAGGCAAACCGACTTTATGAAGCCTACCTTCCTGAGACTTTTCGGCGACCTCAAATAGACCC AGCTGTCGAGGGATTTATTCGAGATAAATACGAGAAGAAGAAATACATGGACCGAAGTTTGGACATCAATGCTTTTAGG aaagaaaaagatgacaagTGGAAACGAGGAAGTGAACCAGCTCcggagaaaaaaatggaacctGTTGTTTTTGAGAAAGTTAAAATG ccacagaaaaaagaagatcCACAGCTACCTCGGAAAAGCTCCCCGAAATCCTCAGCCCCTGTCATGGATTTGTTGGGCCTTG ATGCTCCTGTGTCCTGCTCCATGGCAAATAGTAAGACCAGCAATACCCTAGAGAAGGATTTAGATCTTCTGGCTTCTGTTCCATCACCCTCTTCTTCAGTTTCCAGAAAG GTTGTAGGTTCCATGCCAACTGCAGGGAGTGCCGGCTCTGTTCCTGAAAACCTGAACCTGTTTCCAGAGCCAGGGAGCAAATCAGAAGAAACAGGCAAGAAACAGCTCTCTAAAGACTCCATCCTTTCACTGTATGGATCCCAGACACCTCAGCTGCCTGCCCAAG CAATGTTCATGGCTCCGGCTCAGATGGCATATCCCACAGCCTACCCCAGCTTCCCTGGGGTCACCCCTCCCAGCAGCATCATGGGGAGCATGATGCCCCCACCAGTAGGCATGGTAGCGCAGCCAGGAGCTTCTGGGATGGTTGCCCCCATGGCCGTGCCTGCAGGCTATATGGGCGGCATGCAGGCTTCAATGATGGGCGTGCCAAATGGAATGATGACCCCCCAGCAGGCTGGCTACATGGCAGGCATGGCAGCTGTGCCCCAGACTATGTATGGGGTTCAGCCCGCTCAGCAGTTGCAGTGGAACCTAACTCAG